From Solwaraspora sp. WMMD1047, the proteins below share one genomic window:
- a CDS encoding SAM-dependent methyltransferase produces the protein MPEQLDLALAQLRELLLDPGLTRAVAAGRRRGQAPSVVRAELRPVALKSGSRLQIVTFDGARPYTRNVAPGPEAGGAVDALLAQPFGNWHVQTASTTVQLRVTKKGEAQVHRTDTPGGPPGGPGTGNGPGTGGGSGAAGGHDREKEHLLDPGDPLFTAIGANAAKRRQVDAFLRSLAATLPAELPQPLRIADLGCGNAYLTFASYRYLAARGIDAELTGVDVREDQRERNTELAGRLGCADRVRFVAGTIAEVTVEPAPDLVLALHACDTATDEALARGVRWGARWILAAPCCHHDLAAQLRTSPAPEPYELLTRQGILRERFADVLTDALRAALLRLHGYQVEVVEFVDSRHTPRNLLLRARRTGAAPTDEQRTGYHQLLAQWRVTPRLRALLGDPHS, from the coding sequence ATGCCGGAACAGCTCGACCTGGCGCTCGCCCAGCTCCGGGAGCTGCTCCTCGACCCGGGTCTGACCAGGGCGGTGGCCGCCGGCCGCCGCCGAGGGCAGGCCCCGTCCGTGGTACGCGCGGAGCTGCGCCCGGTCGCGCTGAAGTCCGGGTCCCGCCTGCAGATCGTCACCTTCGACGGCGCCCGGCCGTACACCCGGAACGTGGCGCCCGGTCCGGAGGCCGGCGGCGCGGTCGACGCGCTGCTGGCCCAGCCGTTCGGCAACTGGCACGTGCAGACCGCCTCGACGACCGTGCAGCTGCGGGTGACCAAGAAGGGCGAGGCACAGGTGCACCGGACCGACACCCCGGGCGGCCCTCCCGGCGGGCCAGGAACCGGCAACGGGCCAGGAACCGGCGGTGGCTCGGGCGCTGCGGGCGGGCACGACCGGGAGAAGGAGCATCTGCTCGATCCCGGTGATCCGCTCTTCACCGCGATCGGGGCGAACGCGGCCAAGCGCCGGCAGGTGGACGCGTTCCTGCGGTCGCTGGCCGCCACCCTGCCGGCCGAGCTGCCGCAGCCGCTGCGGATCGCCGATCTCGGCTGCGGCAACGCCTATCTGACCTTCGCCTCGTACCGGTATCTCGCCGCCCGGGGGATCGACGCCGAGCTGACCGGGGTGGACGTCCGCGAAGACCAGCGGGAGCGCAACACCGAGCTGGCCGGGCGGCTGGGCTGCGCCGACCGGGTCCGGTTCGTGGCCGGCACGATCGCCGAGGTCACCGTCGAGCCCGCACCCGACCTGGTGCTCGCCCTGCACGCCTGCGACACCGCCACCGACGAGGCGCTGGCCCGGGGGGTGCGCTGGGGCGCCCGGTGGATTCTCGCCGCGCCGTGCTGCCACCACGACCTCGCCGCGCAGCTGCGCACGAGTCCCGCCCCGGAGCCGTACGAGCTGCTCACCCGGCAGGGCATTCTGCGGGAGCGGTTCGCCGATGTGCTCACCGACGCGCTGCGGGCGGCGCTGCTGCGGCTGCACGGCTACCAGGTCGAGGTGGTGGAGTTCGTCGACTCCCGGCACACCCCGCGTAACCTGCTGCTGCGCGCCCGACGCACCGGCGCCGCCCCGACCGACGAGCAGCGGACCGGGTACCACCAACTGCTGGCGCAGTGGCGGGTCACCCCACGGCTGCGGGCTCTGCTCGGCGACCCGCACTCCTGA
- the thrS gene encoding threonine--tRNA ligase yields MEYDHRRLGRELDLFDTDPLIGSGLPYWLPAGAAVRQALEDYVRAQERRAGYRHVYSPVLGKRQLYEISGHWSHYADDMYPPMELDGEGGEQVVLRPSLCPHHAVIFRSRAHSYRELPLRMAELGGMFRAELSGVLGGLTRVRAIQLNDAHIFCTLDQVAEEARGALELIGRAYRAMGISPARYRLSLPGAGGKYVADPDLWRRSTALLREVLDAAGLAYEAVEGEAAFYGPKIDVQVVDGAGRESTLSTVQVDFYQSERFNLSYVGADGAKHRPVMVHRSIVGSVERAVAHLIEAHGGAFPPWLAPVQVVVLPISDAELPAASAVAARCVEAGLRVEVHGPSDGGSLGARIRAARLVPYQVVVGGREAATGAVALRLRDGRRIAPAPAGEVVERMAAAVAAHRPDLWPELGHQDR; encoded by the coding sequence ATGGAGTACGACCACCGCCGGCTCGGCCGCGAGCTGGATCTGTTCGACACCGACCCGCTGATCGGCTCGGGTCTGCCGTACTGGCTGCCGGCCGGCGCGGCGGTGCGGCAGGCACTGGAGGATTACGTCCGGGCGCAGGAGCGGCGGGCCGGCTACCGGCACGTCTACTCCCCGGTGCTCGGCAAGCGGCAGCTCTACGAGATCTCCGGGCACTGGTCGCACTACGCCGACGACATGTACCCGCCGATGGAGCTGGACGGCGAGGGTGGTGAGCAGGTGGTGCTGCGGCCGAGCCTCTGCCCGCACCACGCGGTGATCTTCCGGTCCCGGGCGCACAGCTACCGGGAGCTGCCGCTGCGGATGGCGGAGCTGGGCGGGATGTTCCGCGCCGAGCTGTCCGGGGTGCTCGGCGGGCTGACCCGGGTCCGGGCCATCCAGCTCAACGACGCGCACATCTTCTGCACCCTGGACCAGGTTGCCGAGGAGGCGCGGGGAGCGCTGGAGCTGATCGGGCGGGCGTACCGGGCGATGGGGATCAGCCCGGCGCGCTACCGGCTCTCGCTGCCCGGGGCGGGCGGCAAGTACGTCGCCGACCCGGATTTGTGGCGGCGTTCGACCGCGCTGCTCCGGGAGGTGTTGGACGCCGCCGGGTTGGCCTACGAGGCGGTCGAGGGGGAGGCGGCGTTCTACGGCCCGAAGATCGACGTGCAGGTGGTGGACGGTGCCGGCCGGGAGTCCACCCTCTCCACCGTCCAGGTCGACTTCTACCAGTCGGAGCGGTTCAACCTGTCCTATGTGGGTGCGGACGGTGCGAAACACCGGCCGGTGATGGTGCACCGCAGCATCGTCGGCAGCGTCGAGCGGGCCGTCGCGCACCTGATCGAGGCGCACGGCGGGGCGTTTCCGCCCTGGTTGGCGCCGGTGCAGGTGGTGGTGCTGCCGATCTCCGACGCTGAGCTGCCGGCGGCGTCGGCGGTGGCCGCACGGTGTGTGGAGGCCGGGCTGCGAGTTGAGGTGCACGGGCCGTCGGACGGTGGCTCGTTGGGCGCCCGGATCAGGGCGGCGCGGCTCGTGCCGTACCAGGTGGTGGTTGGCGGGCGGGAGGCGGCGACCGGCGCCGTGGCACTGCGGTTGCGCGACGGTCGCCGGATCGCTCCCGCGCCGGCCGGCGAGGTGGTGGAACGGATGGCCGCCGCGGTCGCCGCACACCGACCCGACCTGTGGCCGGAGCTGGGGCATCAAGATCGTTAG
- a CDS encoding DUF397 domain-containing protein, whose amino-acid sequence MELTDTPRWRKSSRSNGQGGNCVEVADNLPGRVLVRDSKDQAGPSLSFTPTAWRHFLHTAKR is encoded by the coding sequence ATGGAGCTGACCGACACTCCGCGTTGGCGCAAGTCCTCCCGCAGCAACGGGCAGGGCGGCAACTGCGTCGAGGTCGCCGACAACCTCCCCGGCCGAGTGCTCGTCCGAGACTCCAAGGACCAGGCCGGCCCCTCCCTCAGCTTCACCCCCACCGCTTGGCGGCACTTCCTCCACACCGCCAAACGCTGA
- a CDS encoding helix-turn-helix transcriptional regulator encodes MSSHVGGLGRILKFARAKSGLTQDQLAERMHVSTSLIAKFETNRLLPQPDTARRLDAVLEAGTLFQELTAEGRAFVGHPLWIRPWLELESNATMVRSFEPLIVPGLLQTPEYARAILTDGNTRLRNIDDAVAERLGRADILHRPEDECRLAAIVDEAVLRRPVGGPKVMADQLHAIARACALPNVGVAVVPSSVGAYPGVNGPLAIATVGGRNVAFMDGPLGGEVTEDPERVAALEEVWELIREYALPRTQSLELVMEVAESWS; translated from the coding sequence ATGTCGAGTCATGTTGGTGGTCTCGGAAGAATTCTCAAGTTTGCCCGCGCCAAGTCCGGGCTCACCCAGGATCAGCTCGCCGAGCGCATGCACGTGTCGACGTCGTTGATCGCCAAGTTCGAGACCAACCGGCTCCTCCCACAGCCAGACACCGCCCGCCGCCTCGACGCCGTGCTCGAAGCCGGCACCCTCTTCCAGGAGTTGACCGCAGAAGGCCGCGCCTTCGTCGGCCACCCCCTCTGGATCCGCCCCTGGCTGGAACTCGAAAGCAACGCCACCATGGTCCGAAGCTTCGAGCCCCTGATCGTGCCCGGCCTGTTGCAGACTCCCGAGTACGCCCGGGCCATTCTCACCGATGGAAACACCCGGCTCCGCAACATCGACGACGCGGTCGCGGAGCGCCTGGGCAGGGCCGACATCCTGCACCGACCCGAGGACGAATGCCGGCTCGCCGCCATCGTCGACGAGGCGGTGCTGCGGCGGCCGGTCGGTGGCCCGAAGGTCATGGCCGATCAGCTACACGCGATCGCCCGGGCCTGCGCGCTGCCGAATGTCGGCGTCGCCGTGGTGCCCTCGTCGGTGGGCGCCTATCCGGGCGTCAACGGGCCACTGGCCATCGCGACAGTCGGCGGGCGCAATGTGGCGTTCATGGATGGCCCCCTCGGTGGCGAGGTGACCGAGGACCCCGAGCGGGTTGCCGCGCTGGAAGAGGTCTGGGAGTTGATCCGCGAGTACGCTCTACCCAGGACGCAATCCCTCGAACTCGTCATGGAGGTAGCGGAATCATGGAGCTGA
- a CDS encoding endonuclease/exonuclease/phosphatase family protein, protein MRTIRALTCLGLVIGAVLATAPAAAAPKNSFRALTFNIHHGAGADGLVDLDRIARVVRSTGADVVGLQEVDRHWSERSGFADQATELARRLKMHLVYGANLDLDPLTPGAPRRQYGTALLSRYRILDWDNTLLPKVAGHEQRGLLRARIVVGRVPVQVYTTHLQHNDAAERLLQAEAIRELVGGWRGPAVLLGDLNATPETPEMTTLTALLPDAWAAAGTGAGHTYPSDLPTVRIDYVLASPTVRVRTARVHNDPAAVAASDHLPVSAVLTVAGR, encoded by the coding sequence ATGCGGACCATACGGGCGCTGACCTGCCTGGGCCTCGTCATCGGCGCGGTGCTGGCCACGGCACCGGCCGCCGCCGCGCCGAAGAACTCGTTCCGGGCGTTGACGTTCAACATCCACCATGGGGCGGGGGCCGACGGTCTCGTCGACCTGGACCGGATCGCCCGGGTGGTGCGGTCGACCGGTGCCGACGTGGTCGGTCTTCAGGAGGTCGACCGGCATTGGAGTGAGCGGAGCGGCTTCGCCGACCAGGCGACCGAGCTGGCTCGGCGGCTGAAGATGCACCTGGTCTACGGCGCCAACCTGGACCTCGACCCGCTCACACCGGGAGCGCCGCGCCGGCAGTACGGCACCGCGCTGCTGTCGCGTTACCGGATTCTGGACTGGGACAACACCCTGTTGCCGAAGGTGGCGGGGCACGAGCAGCGTGGGTTGCTGCGCGCCCGGATCGTCGTCGGTCGGGTGCCGGTTCAGGTGTATACGACGCATCTGCAGCACAACGACGCCGCTGAGCGGCTGCTGCAGGCCGAGGCGATCCGGGAGTTGGTGGGCGGGTGGCGAGGCCCGGCAGTGCTGCTTGGTGACCTCAACGCGACCCCCGAGACGCCGGAGATGACCACCCTCACGGCGCTGCTGCCGGACGCCTGGGCTGCTGCCGGCACTGGCGCCGGCCACACGTACCCGAGTGACCTGCCGACCGTGCGGATCGACTACGTCCTCGCCTCACCGACCGTCCGGGTCCGCACGGCGAGGGTTCACAACGACCCGGCCGCAGTTGCGGCCTCCGACCACCTTCCCGTGTCAGCCGTCCTCACGGTCGCCGGTCGGTGA
- a CDS encoding cyclase family protein, which produces MTARPPMPRQDDVLGYFDTLSNWGRWGDDDELGTLNHITDEVRVAAARAVRHGRSVSCGWEVAAPAELERSTTTCPCAADMPGAENMPLPGFRADRRWGFSTERIGLTFHGNTVTHLDSPCHIFWEGTMYNGRPHSFVDAETGSAWAAVTAAADGIVTRGVLLDIAAVRDVPWLEPGQGVFPDDLEAAEHRQGVRVGTGDAVLLRTGNGRRRHETGPAGGAEQAGWHASCLPWLREREVALIGADTPQEVQPSGYDEVLMPVHAVGLVAMGLWLLDNCDLEACAATAAELGQWDFQLAVAPVRLAGTSGSPVNPIATF; this is translated from the coding sequence ATGACGGCAAGGCCGCCGATGCCCAGACAGGACGACGTGCTCGGCTACTTCGACACACTGTCGAACTGGGGGCGGTGGGGTGACGACGACGAGCTCGGCACCCTGAACCACATAACCGACGAGGTACGGGTGGCGGCGGCGCGGGCCGTGCGGCACGGCCGGAGCGTGTCGTGCGGGTGGGAGGTCGCCGCTCCGGCGGAGCTGGAGCGGTCGACGACGACCTGCCCGTGCGCCGCTGACATGCCGGGGGCCGAGAACATGCCGTTGCCCGGGTTCCGAGCCGACCGGCGCTGGGGCTTCTCGACCGAACGGATCGGCCTCACCTTCCACGGCAACACCGTCACGCATCTCGACTCGCCGTGCCACATCTTCTGGGAGGGCACGATGTACAACGGGCGGCCGCACTCGTTCGTCGACGCCGAGACGGGGTCTGCCTGGGCGGCCGTCACGGCGGCGGCGGACGGGATCGTCACCCGCGGTGTCCTGCTGGACATCGCGGCGGTCCGGGACGTGCCGTGGTTGGAGCCGGGGCAGGGCGTGTTCCCCGACGACCTGGAAGCGGCCGAACACCGCCAGGGTGTACGGGTAGGGACCGGCGACGCGGTGCTGCTGCGTACCGGCAACGGCCGGCGCCGGCACGAGACCGGTCCGGCCGGCGGCGCCGAGCAGGCGGGCTGGCACGCGTCCTGCCTGCCGTGGCTGCGGGAGCGGGAGGTCGCGCTGATCGGTGCCGACACCCCGCAGGAGGTTCAACCGTCGGGGTACGACGAGGTGCTGATGCCGGTGCACGCCGTCGGCCTGGTCGCGATGGGGCTGTGGCTGCTGGACAACTGCGACCTGGAAGCGTGCGCGGCCACAGCGGCCGAACTCGGCCAGTGGGACTTCCAACTCGCCGTCGCGCCGGTCCGCCTGGCCGGCACGTCCGGCAGCCCGGTCAACCCGATCGCCACCTTCTGA
- a CDS encoding DEAD/DEAH box helicase has protein sequence MSDYIEEALAGQELAADAPVRPEAPTFADLGARQETVDALAAVGITRAFAIQEYALPIGLRGTDMIGQAPTGTGKTLGFGVPLLERVFDQSEGSDGVPQALVVVPTRELGLQVAKDLAAAGKTRGIRVLPIYGGVAYEPQIDALRKGVEILVGTPGRLMDLAKQKHLRLDRVRALVLDEADRMLDLGFLDDVEKILAMLPEDRQTMLFSATMPDPIVALSRRFLRHPVTIHAGHTAETGPSPQTQQLVYRTHSMNKVEIVARIMQAQGRGLTMIFTRTKRAADRVAEDLDFRGFAVAAVHGDLGQGARERALRAFRTGKIDVLVATDVAARGLDVTGVTHVINYDCPEDQDTYTHRIGRTGRAGATGVAVTFVDWDDMPRWRIIDKTLGLEMPEPPETYHTSPHLYTDLEIPTDAPGTLPTASRTRAGLSAEVEEDLGGRSRTGGRRGGERGGGDRGGRGGRSRGRRGGSDRSAPPADSPVGSEDAGSEQPRRDRVRRRRRAGELVAGESGAVEQTTPTEGGSGRTPSTGGGTGQAPSTGGAGQAPATGGGAGQSPARASGSRQPVFMTGVAGGDESAAEQSSGRPRRRRRRRGSGGGAGAGGGAAGGDGAASAD, from the coding sequence ATGAGCGATTACATCGAAGAAGCACTGGCTGGCCAGGAGCTGGCGGCCGACGCACCCGTGCGCCCGGAGGCACCCACCTTCGCCGATCTGGGCGCCCGACAGGAGACCGTGGATGCGCTCGCCGCCGTCGGCATCACCCGCGCGTTCGCCATTCAGGAGTACGCGCTGCCGATCGGCCTGCGCGGCACGGACATGATCGGCCAGGCGCCGACCGGCACCGGCAAGACCCTCGGCTTCGGCGTACCGCTGCTGGAGCGGGTCTTCGACCAGAGCGAGGGCAGCGACGGGGTGCCGCAGGCACTTGTCGTGGTCCCCACCCGGGAGCTGGGCCTGCAGGTCGCCAAGGACCTCGCCGCCGCCGGTAAGACCCGGGGCATCCGGGTGCTGCCGATCTACGGCGGGGTGGCGTACGAGCCGCAGATCGACGCGCTGCGCAAGGGCGTCGAGATCCTGGTCGGCACCCCCGGCCGGCTGATGGACCTGGCCAAGCAGAAGCATCTGCGGCTGGACCGGGTCCGGGCGCTGGTGCTGGACGAGGCCGACCGGATGCTCGACCTGGGCTTCCTCGACGACGTCGAGAAGATCCTGGCGATGCTGCCGGAGGACCGGCAGACGATGCTCTTCTCGGCCACCATGCCGGACCCGATCGTGGCGCTGTCCCGGCGGTTCCTGCGCCATCCGGTGACCATCCACGCCGGGCACACCGCCGAGACCGGGCCGTCGCCGCAGACCCAGCAGCTCGTCTACCGCACCCACTCGATGAACAAGGTCGAGATCGTCGCCCGCATCATGCAGGCACAGGGCCGCGGCCTGACCATGATCTTCACGCGTACGAAGCGGGCCGCCGACCGGGTCGCCGAGGATCTCGACTTCCGTGGTTTCGCCGTGGCCGCCGTACACGGGGATCTGGGCCAGGGTGCCCGGGAGCGCGCGTTGCGCGCGTTCCGGACCGGCAAGATCGACGTGCTGGTCGCCACCGACGTCGCGGCCCGCGGCCTGGACGTCACCGGCGTCACCCACGTGATCAACTACGACTGTCCGGAGGACCAGGACACCTACACCCACCGGATCGGCCGGACCGGCCGGGCCGGCGCGACCGGCGTGGCGGTGACCTTCGTGGACTGGGACGACATGCCGCGCTGGCGGATCATCGACAAGACCCTCGGGCTGGAGATGCCGGAGCCGCCGGAGACCTACCACACCTCCCCGCACCTCTACACCGACCTGGAGATCCCCACCGACGCGCCGGGCACCCTGCCGACCGCCTCGCGTACCCGGGCGGGCCTGTCGGCCGAGGTCGAGGAGGACCTGGGCGGCCGGTCCCGCACCGGTGGCCGGCGCGGCGGCGAACGCGGCGGCGGCGACCGGGGAGGTCGGGGTGGCCGGTCGCGTGGCCGGCGGGGCGGCTCCGACCGGTCCGCACCACCCGCCGACTCCCCGGTGGGGTCCGAGGACGCCGGGTCCGAACAACCCAGGCGCGATCGGGTACGCCGGCGGCGCCGGGCCGGTGAGCTGGTGGCCGGCGAGTCCGGTGCGGTCGAGCAGACCACGCCGACCGAGGGCGGATCCGGGCGGACCCCGTCGACCGGCGGCGGCACCGGGCAGGCCCCGTCGACCGGGGGTGCCGGGCAGGCCCCGGCGACTGGCGGCGGCGCCGGGCAGTCCCCGGCGAGGGCCAGCGGGTCCCGGCAGCCGGTCTTCATGACCGGTGTGGCCGGTGGCGACGAGTCGGCGGCGGAGCAGTCGTCCGGGCGCCCCCGGCGGCGGCGCCGGCGGCGCGGGTCGGGTGGCGGTGCGGGTGCCGGCGGCGGGGCCGCTGGTGGCGACGGCGCCGCGTCAGCCGACTGA
- a CDS encoding ferritin-like fold-containing protein, with the protein MSDPAALTDLLGLVAYGELVAFDRMAADARLAPDLTRRALLSEMAAREITHYRRLADRLTELGMRPEEAMRPYVTALQSYHDSTQPKDWLEALTKAYVGDAVADDFLREIAGQLAEPDRQLVLDVLHDSRYDEFAGREIRAAIVADPRLANRLSMWARRLVGEALSHAGRVAAERAALTTLLVAPTGDPGAAQALFKRLTAAHTGRMAAVGLNN; encoded by the coding sequence GTGTCCGACCCCGCTGCCCTCACCGACCTGCTCGGCCTGGTCGCGTACGGCGAACTCGTCGCCTTCGACCGGATGGCGGCCGACGCCCGGCTCGCCCCCGACCTGACCCGCCGCGCGCTGCTCAGCGAGATGGCGGCGCGCGAAATCACCCACTATCGGCGGCTCGCGGACCGGTTGACCGAACTGGGGATGCGGCCCGAAGAGGCGATGCGGCCGTACGTGACGGCGCTGCAGTCGTACCACGACTCGACCCAGCCGAAGGACTGGCTGGAGGCGCTGACGAAGGCGTACGTCGGCGATGCCGTCGCGGACGACTTCCTGCGGGAGATCGCCGGGCAGCTGGCCGAACCGGACCGGCAACTGGTCCTGGATGTGCTGCACGACTCCCGGTACGACGAGTTCGCCGGCCGGGAGATCAGAGCGGCGATCGTCGCCGACCCGAGGCTCGCCAACCGGCTTTCGATGTGGGCCCGCCGGCTGGTCGGCGAGGCGCTCTCGCACGCCGGGCGGGTGGCCGCGGAGCGGGCCGCGCTGACCACCCTGCTGGTCGCCCCGACCGGCGACCCCGGCGCGGCCCAGGCCCTGTTCAAGCGGCTGACGGCGGCGCACACCGGACGGATGGCCGCCGTCGGCCTGAACAACTGA
- a CDS encoding DUF3107 domain-containing protein, translated as MEVKIGVQYAPRELVLESSQTPAEIEQIVTDAIAGDGTLSLTDERGRRVIVPVSKVAYVEIAEASPRAVGFIAR; from the coding sequence GTGGAGGTCAAGATCGGCGTGCAGTACGCGCCGCGGGAACTGGTGCTGGAGAGCTCGCAGACGCCGGCCGAGATCGAGCAGATCGTCACCGACGCCATCGCCGGAGACGGGACGCTCTCCCTGACCGACGAGCGGGGTCGGCGGGTGATCGTGCCGGTCAGCAAGGTCGCCTACGTGGAGATCGCCGAGGCGTCCCCCCGGGCGGTCGGCTTCATCGCCCGCTGA
- a CDS encoding TetR/AcrR family transcriptional regulator: MTAAGSGVPTAGRPTRLPRSARRKQLLAAAQEVFVAQGYHSAAMDDIAERAGVSKPVLYQHFPGKLELYLALLDRHCDAIVAKVHEAMQATTDNKERVSGAVRAYFDFVDHESEAFRLVFESDLRNDPAVRERVERVEKGCVAAITDTIISDTGVSRAHAELLASGLVGAAETAAQFWLASGRTVPKAEAEALLASLSWRGIASFPLQGESQGESA, from the coding sequence ATGACCGCTGCGGGCAGTGGAGTGCCGACGGCGGGTCGGCCGACCCGGCTGCCCCGCTCGGCCCGGCGCAAGCAGTTGCTTGCCGCCGCGCAGGAGGTCTTCGTGGCTCAGGGTTACCACTCGGCCGCGATGGACGACATCGCGGAGCGGGCCGGCGTCTCCAAGCCGGTCCTCTACCAGCACTTTCCCGGCAAGCTGGAGCTCTACCTGGCGCTGCTCGACCGGCACTGCGACGCGATCGTGGCGAAGGTGCACGAGGCGATGCAGGCCACCACGGACAACAAGGAGCGGGTCAGCGGCGCGGTCCGGGCGTACTTCGACTTCGTCGACCACGAGAGCGAGGCGTTCCGGCTGGTCTTCGAGTCGGACCTGCGCAACGATCCGGCGGTCCGGGAGCGGGTGGAGCGGGTCGAGAAGGGCTGTGTGGCGGCGATCACCGACACCATCATCTCGGACACCGGGGTGAGTCGGGCGCACGCCGAACTGCTGGCCTCCGGCCTGGTCGGGGCGGCCGAGACGGCGGCCCAGTTCTGGCTGGCCAGTGGCCGGACGGTGCCGAAGGCCGAGGCGGAGGCGCTGCTGGCCAGCCTCTCCTGGCGGGGCATCGCCAGCTTCCCGTTGCAGGGTGAGTCGCAGGGCGAGTCGGCCTGA
- a CDS encoding alpha/beta hydrolase: protein MKRAMLGPEELLTGGAVPPPWPGRPVTLDGTVTYVRETPATGPNAEPALFVHGLGGSSQNWTDLAGLLSGRLAAHAIDLPGFGRSDPGVSYTIRAFADRVVRYLEHSDRGPVHLIGNSLGGAISIRIAALRPDLVRTLTLISPAMPFLDPRRSLQGRMLPLLAIPRAELLAGRLLTRLAPEEMASQVLEACVADITRICDQRRQEAIEEIRLRYTLDHYATAYLRTLRGLVGSFLRAYLPGSNSLWRIARLVTAPSLVIGGRRDRLVDPRVSPQVAKVLSDSRLLMLPDVGHVAQLEVPRTVARATLALLDEVAGAEYSGSAMEQRNPAVGRT, encoded by the coding sequence ATGAAGCGCGCGATGCTGGGCCCCGAGGAGCTGCTCACCGGAGGTGCGGTGCCACCGCCCTGGCCGGGTCGACCGGTCACCCTCGACGGCACCGTGACGTACGTGCGCGAGACCCCCGCCACCGGTCCGAACGCCGAGCCGGCGCTGTTCGTACACGGCCTCGGTGGCTCCTCGCAGAACTGGACCGACCTGGCCGGCCTGCTCTCCGGCCGGCTGGCCGCCCACGCCATCGACCTGCCCGGCTTCGGCCGTAGCGACCCCGGGGTCAGCTACACCATCCGGGCGTTCGCCGACCGGGTGGTGCGGTACCTGGAGCACAGCGACCGGGGACCGGTGCACCTGATCGGCAACTCGCTCGGCGGGGCGATCTCGATACGGATCGCGGCCCTGCGGCCGGACCTGGTCCGGACCCTGACCCTGATCTCGCCGGCCATGCCGTTCCTGGACCCGCGCCGCTCGCTGCAGGGCCGGATGCTGCCGCTGCTGGCCATCCCCCGGGCGGAGCTGCTGGCCGGCCGGCTGCTGACCCGACTGGCCCCCGAGGAGATGGCCAGCCAGGTGTTGGAGGCGTGTGTGGCGGACATCACCCGGATCTGCGACCAGCGCCGGCAGGAGGCGATCGAGGAGATCCGGCTGCGGTACACGCTCGACCACTACGCCACCGCCTACCTGCGTACGCTGCGCGGCCTGGTGGGCAGCTTCCTGCGCGCGTACCTGCCCGGGTCGAACTCGCTGTGGCGGATCGCCCGGCTGGTGACCGCGCCGAGCCTGGTGATCGGCGGCCGGCGGGACCGGTTGGTCGACCCCCGGGTGTCGCCGCAGGTCGCGAAGGTGCTCTCGGACAGCCGGCTGCTGATGTTGCCGGACGTCGGGCACGTCGCCCAACTGGAGGTGCCGCGGACGGTGGCCCGCGCCACCCTGGCGCTGCTCGACGAGGTGGCCGGCGCCGAGTATTCCGGCTCCGCGATGGAGCAACGGAATCCGGCTGTCGGGCGTACTTAG
- a CDS encoding DUF3152 domain-containing protein: MPSSDFAAGRAGPARRSPRPYRAARARRRRARRRATLAVLSVAAAGLLGLAAAILPPRFGPADPDGARLSGAGAVASPDPTPTAAPTPTPTGTPTPGPPPLRLTGSFPATGSGSFAFAAGQGRVAGRAGPLRRYRVAVEKGAGEEVAGFVAAVERALGDPGSWPASRRLRLQRVPDGAGHDFTIYLATAGTAGEMCAAGGVNIRIDGRPYTSCRATGKVIINLERWRRSVDHFVEARVPLDTYRDYVINHEVGHELGNGHERCPGRGRPAPVMMQQTLFLDGCVANPWPYLDGRRYTGPAL; this comes from the coding sequence ATGCCATCTTCAGACTTCGCCGCCGGCCGGGCCGGCCCGGCCCGCCGGTCACCGCGCCCCTACCGCGCCGCCCGCGCCCGTCGCCGTCGGGCCCGGCGCCGGGCCACCCTGGCCGTCCTGTCGGTGGCCGCGGCCGGCCTGCTCGGCCTGGCCGCCGCCATCCTGCCGCCCAGGTTCGGGCCGGCCGATCCCGACGGTGCCCGACTGTCCGGGGCCGGTGCCGTCGCCAGCCCGGATCCGACGCCGACCGCCGCGCCCACCCCCACCCCGACCGGTACGCCGACCCCCGGGCCGCCGCCGCTGCGGTTGACCGGGTCGTTCCCGGCGACCGGGTCGGGCAGCTTCGCGTTCGCCGCCGGCCAGGGGCGGGTCGCCGGCCGGGCCGGGCCGCTGCGCCGGTACCGGGTGGCGGTGGAGAAGGGCGCGGGGGAGGAGGTGGCCGGGTTCGTCGCCGCCGTGGAGCGGGCGTTGGGTGATCCGGGAAGTTGGCCGGCGTCCCGGCGGCTGCGGCTGCAGCGGGTGCCGGACGGTGCCGGCCACGACTTCACGATCTATCTCGCCACCGCCGGGACGGCGGGTGAGATGTGCGCGGCCGGCGGGGTGAACATCCGGATCGACGGCCGGCCGTACACGTCCTGCCGGGCGACCGGAAAGGTGATCATCAACCTGGAGCGGTGGCGCCGGTCGGTCGACCACTTCGTCGAGGCCCGGGTGCCGCTGGACACCTACCGGGATTATGTGATCAATCACGAGGTCGGCCACGAGCTGGGCAACGGCCACGAGCGCTGTCCCGGCCGCGGCCGGCCGGCGCCGGTGATGATGCAGCAGACGCTCTTTCTCGACGGCTGCGTCGCGAACCCGTGGCCGTATCTGGACGGCCGCCGGTACACCGGGCCGGCGCTCTGA